One segment of Chitinivibrionales bacterium DNA contains the following:
- a CDS encoding T9SS type A sorting domain-containing protein, translating into MTGSASPGKTIFLIIAGVALFAVVVNAEIPAGYKGKPYPPGSAPHEIPGRISFHDYDYVSPSQGSPNGVTFIQDDLAGSAAGSTAGGRDGSIPGIPKDSCNAWPAMWKTNHHTDDGIPDTFYAAGVAWPNGVRFPGPDTSVNDWYIGASHPDGMTKYTIHVPKAGKYWISSIWASASPPAQYHLSFYNGASTVSTPSVVCNGMTASYHAWYKFSDFASVQLDSGVQVMQFQNESMHLNQDFIYIAADSGDFTTGIEQPASKAPGAPQSNLSIDRGTIRFAVPSAGKTKISVYDCLGRELLTVLDMSVAAGRHSVALNQTGLKKGIYFLRMEQGNASSVTKLEQIR; encoded by the coding sequence ATGACTGGTTCAGCAAGTCCGGGCAAGACGATTTTCCTTATTATAGCAGGAGTAGCGCTGTTCGCCGTTGTCGTGAACGCGGAAATTCCCGCTGGTTACAAAGGCAAGCCTTACCCTCCGGGCAGCGCGCCGCATGAGATCCCGGGGAGAATCAGTTTTCACGATTATGACTATGTTTCGCCGTCCCAAGGGAGCCCGAATGGGGTCACCTTTATCCAGGACGACCTGGCCGGTTCGGCGGCGGGAAGCACGGCCGGCGGCCGAGACGGCAGCATTCCAGGCATTCCCAAGGACAGCTGCAATGCGTGGCCGGCGATGTGGAAAACCAATCATCACACTGATGACGGAATTCCCGACACGTTTTACGCAGCGGGTGTCGCGTGGCCCAACGGAGTGCGGTTTCCGGGCCCGGACACGAGCGTAAACGATTGGTATATCGGCGCCAGTCACCCGGACGGCATGACAAAGTACACGATTCACGTTCCCAAGGCGGGAAAATATTGGATCAGTTCGATCTGGGCCTCGGCTTCGCCGCCCGCCCAGTACCACCTCAGTTTCTATAACGGCGCGAGCACGGTGAGCACGCCGTCCGTCGTATGCAACGGCATGACCGCAAGTTATCATGCGTGGTATAAGTTTTCCGATTTTGCCTCCGTGCAGCTCGATTCCGGCGTTCAGGTGATGCAATTTCAGAACGAATCGATGCACCTCAACCAGGACTTCATCTATATAGCCGCGGATTCCGGCGACTTCACCACCGGCATCGAACAGCCGGCGTCAAAAGCCCCCGGCGCACCGCAGTCTAATCTGTCAATAGACCGGGGAACCATCAGGTTTGCGGTCCCCAGCGCAGGGAAAACCAAGATTTCGGTATACGACTGCCTCGGCAGGGAACTGCTGACCGTTCTGGACATGAGCGTGGCGGCGGGCCGGCATTCGGTGGCGCTGAACCAAACCGGCCTGAAAAAGGGAATTTACTTTTTGCGAATGGAGCAGGGAAATGCGAGCAGCGTGACTAAGCTCGAGCAGATCAGGTAG